TCAGGTGTTCCGGGACAATCATGGAATTTTGTCGGATTTGAGAATTATACGACCTTCTTTACCTCCTCTGATTCAGGAGATCGTATCGCTTCTATTGGTCGTTCCTTATATTTTGCCGTAGCAGTGGTTGTGATTCAAAATGCAGTAGGGCTGTTCATGGCCATCCTTATTAATAAAAAGCTCAAAGGTGATGTATTTTACCGCGCTGTGTTTTTCCTGCCTGTTGTGCTTGGGGTAACGGTATCCGGTCTGATCTGGCAGCTGATTGCCAACCCGCTTGGCGGTCCTGCGCAAGCCATGATGAACTTTTTTGGAACCAGCTCCAACTTTTTCGGGGATTATGATATTGCCTTTGAACTGATTATTTTCGTGCAAATCTGGATGTACATGGGTTACTCAATGACTATTTTCTTAGCCGGACTGCAATCCATTCCCAATGATTTATATGAAGCAGGGTATATGGACGGCGCTTCCGGGTGGAAAGCGTTCAAAAATATTACCTTTCCGATGATTGCGCCGTCCTTTACCGTCAATATGCTGCTGTCCATTATCGGAGCCTTGCAGACCTTTGACATTATTTATGTGCTGACAGGCGGCAAATTCAACACGACGACACTTGCGTTTGATGTGTATGCAACAGCCTTCGGCTCCGGGACGGCGGATTACGGCCTTGCTTCTGCAGTAGCTATGATCCAGTTCCTGTTCGTATTTACGGTATCCATGATTGCCCTGTATTACTTGCGCAGAAGGGAGGTAGAAATGTAATGAGCAGCTCCAAAGGAACAAAACTATTGAGCTACATTATCGTACTGCTCATGCTTTCCCTATATTTATTTCCGCTTTTCTACCTCTTTAATGTATCGATGAAGACTCAGAGTGAGTATTTGATCGATCCTGTGGCTATAGCCACGGGTCTGCGCTTGGAGAATTTCATGGATGCCTGGGAAAAAGGGAACTTCTCTCAATACATGTGGAACAGCATTTTGTATACAGGAGCATCTACGCTATTAACGTTGGTAATATCCGTGTTTGCGGCTTTTCCACTGGCGCGGGGATACGTCAAGTTCAGCACCTTCTTTTATGTGTTTTTCCTGATATCCATGTATCTCCCGAACCCGCTGATTCCGCAATTTGCCCTCATTAATAGTTTGGGACTTTACAATACGCAGCTTGGTTTTATTTTGCTGAAAACAACGGGGACCGGCATTGCCTTCCTGATGTTTGTAGGATATATCAAGTCTGTCTCCCGAGAGCTGGATGAAGCGGCTGCGATGGACGGGTGCGGGTATTCCCGCTATTTGTTTACGATTCTAGTACCGCTGATGAAGCCGGTGCTGGCGACAGGCATTATTTTGACAGCAATCGGGGCGTGGAACGACATTATAGGTCCTACCATTTATTTGTCTGATCCTGCGTATCAGCCGGTGACCAAGGGGTTGTTCTCCTTCTACGGACAATACATGAACAACTGGCCGCTACTGGCTTGCGGTATTCTGATTGTTACACTACCGCTGGTTATTTTGTATATTTTCCTCCAGCGCTTTATTGTTGGCGGTGCAATGGCCGGAGCTGTGAAGTCTTGATTCCTGAAAGGATGATACCGAATATGAGTGAGAATACCTTTTTATTTCCAGCCACGTTTATGTGGGGAACCTCAACCTCTTCTTATCAAATTGAAGGTGGTGCCGCTGAGGGCGGAAGAACGCCTTCCATTTGGGATACGTTCTGTCAAGTGCCAGGGAAGGTGATAGA
This DNA window, taken from Paenibacillus kribbensis, encodes the following:
- a CDS encoding carbohydrate ABC transporter permease, with translation MYPFGKGAARLMPYLLLSIPVLLYLLLGFGPSMVTVLFSFTDASGVPGQSWNFVGFENYTTFFTSSDSGDRIASIGRSLYFAVAVVVIQNAVGLFMAILINKKLKGDVFYRAVFFLPVVLGVTVSGLIWQLIANPLGGPAQAMMNFFGTSSNFFGDYDIAFELIIFVQIWMYMGYSMTIFLAGLQSIPNDLYEAGYMDGASGWKAFKNITFPMIAPSFTVNMLLSIIGALQTFDIIYVLTGGKFNTTTLAFDVYATAFGSGTADYGLASAVAMIQFLFVFTVSMIALYYLRRREVEM
- a CDS encoding carbohydrate ABC transporter permease, with translation MSSSKGTKLLSYIIVLLMLSLYLFPLFYLFNVSMKTQSEYLIDPVAIATGLRLENFMDAWEKGNFSQYMWNSILYTGASTLLTLVISVFAAFPLARGYVKFSTFFYVFFLISMYLPNPLIPQFALINSLGLYNTQLGFILLKTTGTGIAFLMFVGYIKSVSRELDEAAAMDGCGYSRYLFTILVPLMKPVLATGIILTAIGAWNDIIGPTIYLSDPAYQPVTKGLFSFYGQYMNNWPLLACGILIVTLPLVILYIFLQRFIVGGAMAGAVKS